The proteins below are encoded in one region of Micromonospora pisi:
- a CDS encoding monooxygenase yields MEFVRPVQRSLRAAAALGAVALLVTACALGPAGDPSGGGTPTPSGAGHGGHDSSFDPPVPAPLRDGERFVNLTMPQPYTPAAPNGGTDEYRCFLVDPGLTNPAYLTGSQFLPQNVDLVHHAIFFRIAPAEATAARALDDRTPGEGWTCFGNSGIGRDAAWIAHWAPGANETLLAPNLGYQMTPGSQLVMQVHYNLLGAPPGAVGSDRSGIRLRLTDGGADFVPLHTTLLPAPVELPCTAEESGPLCDRTAAVADVAHRFGAEAEEAVGELNQYCNGGRAPTAGTTQHCDHQVTEKSTLYALAGHMHLLGRSIKVELNPGTTKARTLLDIPAYDFDAQAMHPLSAPVTVEPGDSYRVTCTHDAGLRRQLPALQPLPPRYVVWGEGTSDEMCLGLIVQSHPA; encoded by the coding sequence ATGGAATTCGTCCGACCTGTCCAGCGGTCCCTTCGCGCGGCCGCCGCACTGGGCGCTGTCGCTCTCCTCGTCACCGCCTGCGCCCTCGGCCCGGCGGGCGACCCGTCCGGCGGCGGCACTCCGACGCCGAGCGGCGCCGGTCACGGCGGCCACGACAGCAGCTTCGATCCACCAGTGCCGGCCCCGCTCCGGGACGGAGAACGATTCGTCAACCTGACCATGCCGCAGCCGTACACCCCGGCGGCACCGAACGGTGGCACCGACGAGTACCGGTGCTTCCTGGTCGACCCCGGACTCACCAACCCGGCGTACCTGACCGGCAGCCAGTTCCTGCCACAGAACGTCGACCTGGTCCACCACGCGATCTTCTTCCGGATCGCGCCGGCCGAGGCCACGGCCGCCCGCGCGCTGGACGACCGTACGCCCGGCGAGGGCTGGACCTGCTTCGGCAACAGCGGTATCGGGCGCGACGCGGCCTGGATCGCACACTGGGCACCGGGCGCGAACGAGACCCTGCTCGCGCCGAACCTGGGCTACCAGATGACACCCGGCAGCCAACTCGTCATGCAGGTGCACTACAACCTGCTCGGCGCGCCGCCCGGCGCGGTCGGCTCCGACAGGTCCGGCATCCGGCTCCGGCTCACCGACGGCGGGGCCGACTTCGTCCCCCTGCACACCACACTGCTCCCCGCCCCGGTCGAACTGCCCTGCACGGCGGAGGAGTCCGGGCCGCTCTGCGACCGGACCGCCGCCGTCGCCGACGTCGCACACCGGTTCGGCGCCGAGGCCGAGGAGGCGGTCGGCGAGCTGAACCAGTACTGCAACGGGGGCCGGGCGCCGACCGCCGGCACCACCCAGCACTGTGACCACCAGGTCACCGAGAAATCCACCCTGTACGCCCTCGCCGGGCACATGCACCTGCTCGGCCGCTCGATCAAGGTCGAGCTGAACCCGGGCACCACGAAGGCGCGTACCTTGCTCGACATTCCCGCGTACGACTTCGACGCCCAGGCGATGCACCCCCTCTCCGCGCCGGTCACCGTGGAGCCGGGGGACTCCTACCGGGTGACCTGTACGCACGACGCCGGTCTGCGCCGACAACTGCCCGCGCTGCAACCGCTGCCGCCCCGGTACGTGGTCTGGGGCGAGGGCACCAGCGACGAGATGTGTCTGGGCCTCATCGTCCAGTCCCACCCGGCCTAG
- a CDS encoding non-ribosomal peptide synthetase, which yields MNKTSTTYAQHAVWFTEQAGVAGGTYQLALGIRFGADLDQSALAEACTAVIDRHEVLSTAVEPDRDGVPALVPAAEKISVRHGELTDDRLSTELTRPFDLRQGPLARFTLLTSPTRGLLLVTAHHLVFDGMSKDVLLADLAAAYEAAVAGRPVDLGPAADPYAGDAAAEQERVTAELEPARRFWDSRWSPPGGVVLPGLIRVPTSAEPGQSREFTLAPELVHGLDRVTREIGVTRFELLLAVVHTLLDRYGNQDLPVGVGMSTRTARSAGRVGLFVNELPTYPPDPSGSFRDYAHAVRTGLREAYRFRHVPLARAVNGLRPAPALTPVSVGYRRRAAAPEFAGAATEVVWSLFNGTARNALHVQVVDGSDAVTVSLQHSPAAIDGAAVDRIGAHLRTVLAAVLDDPDRPMVTLPLLPPDEWAGLVDDGNATARDYPVEATVPELFTARVRRHPEAVAVVDRDRRLTYAELDAVSGRLAALLGQRGVGAGALVAIALDRSWQAVAALLAVLRLGAAYVPVDPAYPPSRQAMLLDDADPALVVTTAPVAARLDPRTPVFVVDDLDAGIEPDGIVTGQAAPVGPDDLAYVLHTSGSTGRPKGVMVRHGALANLLFGLGDLLGAGPAHRWLGLTSLSFDISGVEIFLPLVTGGSVVVASGTHAADGPAVCRLIREQRVTHVQATPSGWRILLDAGFGGPDAGGPDADSPDVGSPESGGIVALAGGEALPLPLARELRARVARLVNGYGPTEATIYATAADLPEGPQRVTIGRPLPNTRAYVLDARMRPVPVGVPGELYLGGPGVASGYLRQPELTGERFVPDPFAPAGSGGSAGRLYRTGDLVRRLPDGRFDFIGRADQQVKIRGHRVELGEIEAGLAAHPAVVAAAVVLRGDATEATLIGYVVPAGPPPEPGALRTHLARTLPAAMLPNTWVFLDRLPLTANGKLDRSALPDPPPDRILVPGPPTTPVEDDVVRRIRSIWQDVLQISDIGLDEDLFDLGGHSLTITRISGRIHQHLGVEVPLEVFFDTPTIAEIAEFVRDSGGGR from the coding sequence GTGAACAAGACCTCGACGACGTACGCCCAACACGCCGTCTGGTTCACCGAGCAGGCCGGCGTCGCGGGCGGCACGTACCAACTGGCCCTCGGGATCAGGTTCGGCGCCGATCTCGACCAGTCCGCGCTGGCCGAGGCGTGCACGGCGGTGATCGACCGGCACGAGGTGCTGAGCACAGCGGTCGAGCCCGACCGGGACGGCGTTCCCGCCCTGGTCCCGGCCGCCGAGAAGATCTCCGTACGGCACGGGGAACTGACCGACGACCGGCTGAGTACGGAACTGACCCGACCGTTCGACCTGCGCCAGGGGCCGCTGGCCCGGTTCACCCTGCTGACCTCGCCGACCCGGGGCCTGCTCCTGGTCACCGCGCACCACCTGGTCTTCGACGGCATGTCCAAGGACGTACTCCTCGCCGACCTGGCGGCCGCGTACGAGGCTGCGGTGGCCGGCCGACCGGTCGACCTGGGCCCCGCCGCCGACCCGTACGCCGGGGACGCGGCGGCCGAGCAGGAGCGGGTCACCGCCGAACTGGAGCCGGCCCGGCGGTTCTGGGACTCCCGCTGGTCACCGCCGGGCGGGGTGGTCCTGCCCGGACTGATCCGGGTGCCGACCTCGGCCGAGCCCGGGCAGAGCCGGGAGTTCACGCTCGCTCCCGAACTCGTGCACGGCCTCGACCGAGTCACCCGGGAGATCGGCGTGACCCGCTTCGAACTGCTGCTCGCCGTGGTGCACACCCTGCTCGACCGGTACGGCAACCAGGATCTGCCGGTGGGCGTGGGCATGTCCACCCGTACCGCCCGCAGCGCCGGCCGGGTCGGCCTCTTCGTCAACGAACTGCCGACGTACCCGCCGGACCCGTCCGGCTCCTTCCGCGACTACGCGCACGCGGTCCGGACCGGGCTGCGGGAGGCGTACCGGTTCCGGCACGTACCGCTCGCGCGGGCGGTGAACGGGCTGCGCCCGGCGCCCGCGCTGACCCCGGTCTCGGTCGGCTACCGCCGCCGGGCGGCCGCGCCCGAGTTCGCCGGTGCGGCGACGGAGGTCGTCTGGAGTCTGTTCAACGGGACCGCCCGCAACGCGCTGCACGTGCAGGTCGTCGACGGTTCGGACGCGGTCACCGTGAGCCTGCAGCACAGCCCCGCCGCGATCGACGGCGCGGCCGTGGACCGGATCGGCGCACACCTGCGCACGGTGCTGGCGGCGGTGCTCGACGACCCCGACCGTCCGATGGTGACGCTGCCGCTGCTGCCGCCGGACGAGTGGGCCGGGCTGGTCGACGACGGCAACGCCACCGCCCGCGACTATCCCGTCGAGGCCACCGTCCCCGAACTCTTCACCGCGCGGGTACGCCGCCACCCGGAGGCGGTCGCCGTCGTCGACCGGGACCGACGCCTGACGTACGCGGAGCTGGACGCGGTGAGCGGACGACTCGCCGCGCTGCTGGGCCAGCGGGGCGTCGGGGCGGGTGCGCTCGTCGCGATCGCCCTGGACCGGTCCTGGCAGGCGGTCGCGGCGCTGCTGGCGGTGCTGCGGCTCGGCGCCGCGTACGTGCCGGTCGACCCCGCCTATCCGCCGTCCCGGCAGGCGATGCTGCTCGACGACGCCGATCCCGCGTTGGTCGTCACGACCGCACCGGTCGCCGCCCGACTCGACCCGCGAACTCCGGTGTTCGTCGTGGACGACCTCGACGCCGGCATCGAACCGGATGGGATCGTCACGGGGCAGGCGGCGCCGGTCGGCCCCGACGATCTCGCCTACGTGCTCCACACCTCCGGCTCGACCGGCCGTCCGAAGGGGGTCATGGTGCGCCACGGCGCGCTGGCCAACCTGCTGTTCGGCCTCGGCGACCTGCTCGGCGCCGGGCCGGCGCACCGGTGGCTCGGGCTGACCTCGCTCTCCTTCGACATCTCCGGGGTCGAAATCTTCCTGCCGCTGGTCACCGGTGGCAGTGTGGTGGTCGCCTCCGGTACGCACGCTGCCGACGGGCCGGCGGTGTGCCGGCTGATCCGGGAGCAGCGGGTCACCCACGTCCAGGCAACCCCGTCAGGCTGGCGGATCCTGCTCGACGCGGGCTTCGGCGGCCCGGACGCCGGCGGGCCGGACGCCGACTCACCGGACGTCGGCTCGCCGGAAAGCGGCGGAATCGTGGCGCTCGCCGGGGGTGAGGCGCTGCCGCTGCCCCTGGCCCGGGAACTGCGGGCCCGGGTGGCCCGCCTGGTCAACGGTTACGGGCCGACCGAGGCGACCATCTACGCGACCGCCGCCGACCTGCCCGAAGGGCCGCAACGGGTGACGATCGGGCGGCCGTTGCCGAACACCCGCGCGTACGTGCTGGACGCCCGGATGCGGCCGGTGCCGGTGGGCGTACCGGGCGAGCTGTACCTCGGTGGTCCTGGGGTGGCGAGCGGCTACCTGCGCCAACCGGAGCTGACCGGGGAGCGGTTCGTACCCGATCCGTTCGCGCCCGCCGGGTCGGGCGGGTCGGCGGGGCGGCTCTACCGGACCGGCGACCTGGTCCGGCGGTTGCCCGACGGCCGGTTCGACTTCATCGGCCGGGCCGACCAGCAGGTCAAGATCCGGGGCCACCGGGTCGAGCTCGGTGAGATCGAGGCCGGGTTGGCGGCACATCCGGCGGTGGTCGCCGCGGCGGTCGTGCTGCGCGGTGACGCGACCGAGGCCACGTTGATCGGGTACGTCGTACCGGCCGGCCCACCGCCCGAGCCCGGCGCGCTCCGTACCCACCTGGCGCGGACCCTGCCCGCCGCGATGCTGCCGAACACCTGGGTCTTCCTTGACCGGCTGCCGCTCACCGCGAACGGCAAACTGGACCGGTCGGCCCTGCCCGATCCCCCTCCGGACCGAATCCTCGTCCCCGGCCCGCCGACGACGCCGGTCGAAGACGACGTGGTGCGACGGATCCGGTCGATCTGGCAGGACGTGCTCCAGATCAGCGACATCGGCCTGGACGAGGACCTGTTCGACCTCGGTGGTCATTCGCTCACCATCACCCGGATCAGCGGCCGGATCCACCAGCACCTGGGGGTGGAGGTGCCGCTGGAGGTCTTCTTCGACACCCCGACGATCGCGGAGATCGCGGAGTTCGTACGAGATTCGGGAGGTGGGCGATGA
- a CDS encoding glycosyltransferase family 4 protein, with the protein MHVLITAGGRRTEHWTELFAALCDRPDVALTVLAADVSAPTHRALDRLARQRSNLRYHLVPHLLGEDRTGHMASALFRPGTGRLLGGRCPDVVHVIGEAAYLTTWQAIRMRQRYWPAAPITLHAAQNIVMRFPVPFPRLERQAYDTVDHAFPITPAALGVLRAKGYRGAATIVPLGVDTTLFQPRPAPRPQGGRFTVGFVGRLEPHKGVRDLLRAVELLDCDLLAVGGGSLAPEIERLAANRPGRVRLHGWTDHGNLPKLLARMDVLVLPSIEVIQRNLVRWIGIPQREQFGRVLVEAMACGVPVVGSDVGEIPYVLGTAGLTYPAGDVLALVDRLARLRDNPDFARRLAGQGVARATTEFSWTGVADSMCRVWRQLTGTGGPGGREQPADNATGTAVNGNH; encoded by the coding sequence ATGCACGTCCTGATCACAGCGGGGGGCAGGCGTACCGAACACTGGACCGAGCTGTTCGCGGCGCTCTGCGACCGGCCCGACGTGGCCCTCACGGTGCTCGCCGCCGACGTCTCCGCACCGACCCACCGGGCCCTGGACCGGTTGGCCCGGCAACGGTCGAACCTGCGCTACCACCTGGTGCCGCACCTGCTCGGCGAGGACCGCACCGGACACATGGCCTCAGCGCTGTTCCGGCCCGGCACCGGTCGCCTGCTCGGCGGTCGGTGCCCGGACGTCGTACACGTCATCGGCGAGGCCGCCTACCTGACCACCTGGCAGGCGATCCGGATGCGTCAGCGGTACTGGCCCGCCGCGCCGATCACGCTGCACGCCGCCCAGAACATCGTGATGCGTTTCCCGGTTCCGTTCCCCCGCCTGGAGCGGCAGGCGTACGACACCGTCGACCACGCCTTCCCGATCACGCCCGCCGCGCTCGGCGTGCTGCGCGCCAAGGGCTACCGGGGGGCGGCGACCATCGTCCCGCTCGGCGTGGACACCACGCTGTTCCAGCCCCGGCCGGCGCCCCGACCGCAGGGCGGCCGCTTCACCGTGGGCTTCGTCGGCCGGCTCGAGCCGCACAAGGGCGTACGCGACCTGCTCCGGGCGGTCGAGCTGCTCGACTGCGACCTGCTGGCGGTGGGCGGCGGCAGTCTCGCCCCCGAGATCGAACGCCTCGCCGCGAACCGCCCGGGACGGGTACGGCTACACGGCTGGACCGACCACGGCAACCTACCGAAGCTGCTCGCCCGGATGGACGTGCTGGTCCTGCCCTCGATCGAGGTGATCCAGCGCAACCTGGTCCGGTGGATCGGCATTCCGCAGCGGGAGCAGTTCGGCCGGGTACTGGTGGAGGCGATGGCCTGCGGGGTGCCGGTCGTCGGCAGTGACGTGGGCGAGATTCCGTACGTGCTCGGCACGGCGGGCCTGACCTATCCGGCTGGCGACGTACTGGCCCTGGTGGACCGGTTGGCACGGCTGCGGGACAACCCCGACTTCGCCCGCCGCCTGGCCGGCCAGGGCGTCGCCCGGGCCACCACCGAGTTCAGCTGGACCGGGGTGGCCGACAGCATGTGCCGTGTCTGGCGGCAGTTGACCGGCACCGGCGGGCCGGGTGGCCGGGAGCAGCCGGCCGACAACGCGACGGGGACGGCGGTGAACGGAAACCACTAG
- a CDS encoding D-arabinono-1,4-lactone oxidase has translation MTPPSTTGPTPAPATDARSNWAGNITFGARRFHRPSSVAELRRLVAGSERVRALGTGHSFNDIADTSGDLVSVAGLPERVEIAQDGRTVTVSAGIRYGDLAARLHARGHALHNLGSLPHISVAGACATATHGSGERNGNLATAVRAMELVTADGELVTVSRETDGDRFPGMVVGLGALGVVTALTLEIEPSYDLRQYVYQDLPGAELHNRLDDVLGAGYSVSLFTDWTGTGIDQVWRKLRVDGDDSPATSDWYGATLATRPLHPVPGMSAVNCTEQLGVPGPWHTRLPHFRLEFTPSSGEELQSEYFVARTDARDALDALATVRDRIAPVLQISEIRTVAADDLWLSPSYRRDSVALHFTWVKDTSAVTPVLAAIEERLAPFAARPHWGKLHGVDPEVVRGRYPRWSDFIALRDEYDPRGKFRNEWSDRYLPTDH, from the coding sequence ATGACTCCCCCGTCCACGACCGGACCGACACCAGCACCGGCGACCGATGCCCGATCCAACTGGGCCGGAAACATCACCTTCGGGGCCCGCCGGTTCCACCGCCCCTCCTCCGTCGCCGAGCTGCGTCGTCTCGTCGCCGGCAGCGAGCGGGTGCGCGCGCTCGGCACCGGGCACTCGTTCAACGACATCGCGGACACGTCGGGCGATCTCGTCTCGGTCGCCGGGCTGCCGGAACGGGTGGAGATCGCCCAGGACGGCCGGACCGTCACGGTGAGCGCCGGCATTCGGTACGGGGACCTGGCCGCACGGCTGCACGCGCGGGGTCACGCCCTGCACAACCTCGGCTCACTTCCGCACATCTCGGTGGCCGGTGCCTGTGCCACCGCGACCCACGGCTCCGGCGAACGCAACGGCAACCTGGCCACCGCGGTCCGCGCGATGGAGCTGGTCACCGCCGACGGGGAGCTCGTCACGGTGAGCCGGGAGACCGACGGTGACCGCTTCCCCGGCATGGTCGTCGGGCTGGGTGCCCTCGGCGTGGTGACCGCGCTGACGCTGGAGATCGAGCCGAGCTACGACCTGCGGCAGTACGTCTACCAGGACCTTCCCGGCGCAGAGCTGCACAACCGGCTCGACGATGTCCTCGGCGCCGGGTACAGCGTCAGCCTCTTCACCGACTGGACCGGCACCGGGATCGACCAGGTCTGGCGCAAGCTCCGGGTCGACGGCGACGACTCCCCCGCCACGTCCGACTGGTACGGCGCCACGCTGGCGACCCGACCGCTGCACCCCGTACCGGGGATGTCGGCGGTGAACTGCACCGAGCAGCTCGGTGTCCCCGGCCCCTGGCACACCCGGCTGCCGCACTTCCGGCTGGAGTTCACCCCGAGCAGCGGCGAGGAACTGCAGTCGGAGTACTTCGTGGCCCGGACCGACGCACGCGACGCGCTCGACGCGCTGGCCACCGTCCGGGACCGGATCGCGCCGGTGCTGCAGATCTCCGAGATCCGTACGGTGGCCGCCGACGACCTCTGGTTGAGCCCGAGCTACCGGCGCGACAGTGTGGCTCTGCACTTCACCTGGGTGAAGGACACCTCGGCGGTGACCCCGGTGCTGGCCGCGATCGAGGAGCGCCTGGCCCCGTTCGCCGCCCGCCCGCACTGGGGCAAGCTGCACGGCGTCGACCCCGAGGTGGTACGCGGACGCTATCCCCGCTGGTCCGATTTCATCGCGCTGCGCGACGAGTACGACCCGCGGGGCAAGTTCCGTAACGAGTGGAGTGACCGCTACCTCCCCACTGACCACTGA
- a CDS encoding class I adenylate-forming enzyme family protein, giving the protein MAGGTGAEVAGGTGVVAGGRGGRTAVARTVPELLSWRAAAHPDRVAIEVHRVASLTFAEWEAGATAVAAGLHARGLGPGERVGLLFGAAGWVDFAVAYCGVQRAGGVAVPLSDRLATAQVRQALAHCAATTLVHGTEAGTGPAPVWPVPAATVADLVAAGGGSAGTTPVAVARPGDLAQILYTSGATGRPKGVGATHANLTAAAPTHPRRLALGHSDRFLHAFAIGTNAAQTMLFNALTAHPTALTLPQFTPARFARLVEAPGTGTVFVVPSMAIELLNSGALRGRDLSRVQLIGSTAAPLAPAVAARLAATFPNAAIVNYYTSTEAAPAQTTMIFDPARPDAVGRAGPGTLMIADDQGRALPDGATGQVWLRCRHPRAYYRDDPASQATFHGEWVRMGDVGRMDAEGYLYLADRHEDVIKSGAFKISTLEIEAALYEHPRIAETAVVGVPHPVLGSTVAAVVVPHPGTPEAEFALPALRGFLAGRLADYQLPTRVLVVEQLPRNEAGKVLKRQLVSQLAHTQLPEGP; this is encoded by the coding sequence GTGGCCGGCGGGACAGGAGCCGAGGTGGCCGGTGGTACGGGAGTCGTCGCTGGCGGCCGGGGTGGGCGGACAGCGGTCGCCCGGACCGTACCGGAGTTGCTGAGCTGGCGGGCGGCGGCCCACCCGGACCGGGTGGCGATCGAGGTGCACCGGGTCGCGTCGCTGACCTTCGCCGAGTGGGAGGCGGGCGCGACCGCGGTGGCCGCCGGGCTGCACGCGCGCGGGCTGGGTCCCGGTGAACGGGTCGGACTGCTCTTCGGCGCCGCCGGCTGGGTCGACTTCGCGGTCGCGTACTGCGGGGTGCAGCGGGCGGGCGGGGTGGCCGTGCCGCTCTCCGACCGGCTCGCCACCGCCCAGGTACGGCAGGCGCTGGCGCACTGCGCGGCCACGACGTTGGTCCACGGCACCGAGGCCGGTACCGGACCGGCGCCGGTCTGGCCCGTACCGGCTGCGACCGTGGCCGACCTCGTCGCCGCCGGCGGCGGATCGGCCGGCACCACCCCGGTCGCCGTGGCCCGTCCCGGGGACCTGGCCCAGATCCTCTACACCTCCGGTGCCACCGGCCGCCCCAAGGGCGTCGGCGCGACCCACGCGAACCTGACCGCCGCCGCGCCCACCCATCCGCGCCGGCTGGCACTGGGCCACTCGGACCGCTTCCTGCACGCGTTCGCGATCGGCACCAACGCCGCCCAGACGATGCTCTTCAACGCGCTCACCGCCCACCCCACCGCGCTGACCCTGCCGCAGTTCACCCCGGCCCGGTTCGCCCGCCTGGTCGAGGCGCCCGGCACCGGCACGGTCTTCGTGGTGCCGTCGATGGCGATCGAGTTGCTCAACTCCGGGGCGCTGCGCGGACGGGACCTGTCCCGGGTGCAGCTGATCGGGTCGACCGCCGCCCCGCTGGCACCCGCCGTCGCCGCCCGGCTCGCCGCGACCTTTCCGAACGCGGCGATCGTCAACTACTACACGTCGACCGAGGCGGCGCCCGCGCAGACCACAATGATCTTCGACCCGGCCCGCCCCGACGCGGTCGGCCGGGCCGGTCCCGGCACCCTGATGATCGCCGACGACCAGGGTCGGGCGCTGCCCGACGGCGCGACCGGACAGGTCTGGCTGCGCTGCCGCCACCCACGCGCCTACTACCGGGACGATCCGGCCAGCCAGGCCACCTTCCACGGCGAATGGGTACGGATGGGTGACGTCGGCCGGATGGATGCCGAGGGCTACCTCTACCTCGCCGACCGGCACGAGGACGTGATCAAGTCCGGGGCGTTCAAGATCTCCACCCTGGAGATCGAGGCGGCCCTCTACGAACACCCCCGGATCGCCGAGACGGCCGTCGTCGGGGTCCCCCATCCGGTGCTGGGCAGCACCGTCGCCGCGGTGGTCGTACCGCACCCGGGAACCCCGGAGGCCGAGTTCGCGCTCCCCGCGCTGCGCGGCTTCCTCGCCGGCCGGCTCGCCGACTACCAGCTCCCGACCCGGGTGCTGGTGGTGGAACAGCTGCCCCGCAACGAGGCCGGCAAGGTCCTGAAACGTCAACTGGTCAGCCAACTCGCGCACACCCAGCTTCCGGAGGGCCCGTGA
- a CDS encoding general stress protein, which yields MVTTPSTPGAGNLPPGPAGTPVPPSAGGAVPELAPPTVTVATYPDYAAAQRAVDYLSDSGFPVQHTAIVGTGLRLVENVIGRLTTGRAASAGAASGAWFGLFIGVLFGIFSSGSWVGVLIAAVAIGAVWGAIFGASAHAMTRGRRDFTSRSSLQAEQYAIAVEAEQAEQARQLLVRLNWRTSEAGTAG from the coding sequence ATGGTGACCACACCCTCGACCCCCGGGGCCGGCAACCTGCCACCCGGACCGGCCGGCACGCCCGTACCTCCCTCGGCCGGCGGTGCCGTACCGGAACTCGCGCCGCCCACGGTGACCGTGGCGACCTACCCGGACTACGCCGCCGCCCAGCGTGCCGTGGACTACCTGTCGGACAGCGGGTTCCCGGTCCAGCACACCGCGATCGTCGGCACCGGTCTGCGCCTGGTGGAGAACGTCATCGGCCGGCTGACCACCGGTCGCGCGGCCTCGGCCGGGGCGGCCAGCGGCGCCTGGTTCGGGCTCTTCATCGGGGTGTTGTTCGGCATCTTCAGCAGTGGAAGCTGGGTCGGCGTGCTGATCGCCGCGGTGGCGATCGGAGCGGTCTGGGGAGCGATCTTCGGCGCCAGCGCACACGCGATGACCAGAGGTCGGCGCGACTTCACCTCACGCAGCTCGCTACAGGCGGAGCAGTACGCCATCGCGGTCGAGGCGGAGCAGGCCGAACAGGCGCGTCAGTTGCTCGTCCGGCTGAACTGGCGCACCAGCGAGGCCGGCACGGCCGGCTGA
- a CDS encoding acyl carrier protein has product MNADDDLRRRLADLVHEVTDGAVTADDALDATASLVALGVDSLGLLRLIDAIETEYDVELDLSAGGHSLTTVDDLAAQLTAHLPATP; this is encoded by the coding sequence ATGAACGCCGACGACGACCTGCGCCGACGGCTGGCCGATCTGGTGCACGAGGTCACCGACGGGGCGGTGACGGCGGACGACGCGCTGGACGCGACCGCCTCGCTGGTCGCCCTCGGCGTGGACTCGCTGGGTCTGCTCCGGCTGATCGACGCGATCGAGACCGAGTACGACGTCGAACTCGACCTCTCCGCCGGAGGCCACTCCCTGACCACCGTCGACGACCTCGCCGCCCAGCTCACCGCCCACCTGCCCGCGACGCCCTAG